The following proteins are encoded in a genomic region of Neosynechococcus sphagnicola sy1:
- a CDS encoding response regulator transcription factor has protein sequence MDILIVEEDREISKLIHHLLEQEGFNCRVCYDGLMALEIYKQQPPDLMILDLMLPGLHGLEVCTRVRKHPSAKDPYILMLTAKGEEIDRVVGLSTGADDYMVKPFSPRELVARVRSLLRRSLRQVGKSQTYQTQHFTIDLDQRTACRHLSPGPGEPLDLTTLEFNLLTTFVSYPGRVWNRSQLIDKLWGSDFFGDERVVDTHVARLRKKVEADSANPIFIKTVTGVGYKFEDAAV, from the coding sequence ATGGATATTTTAATTGTTGAGGAAGACCGGGAAATTTCCAAACTGATTCACCATCTCCTAGAACAGGAAGGGTTCAATTGCCGCGTCTGCTACGACGGGCTGATGGCCTTAGAAATCTACAAACAACAGCCACCGGATTTGATGATTCTGGATTTGATGTTGCCCGGTTTACACGGCCTAGAGGTGTGTACCCGGGTCCGCAAACATCCCAGTGCTAAGGATCCCTATATATTGATGTTGACCGCCAAGGGCGAGGAAATAGATCGGGTAGTGGGGCTGTCCACCGGGGCCGATGACTATATGGTTAAACCCTTTAGCCCTAGGGAGTTGGTTGCCAGGGTGAGATCGCTGCTGCGGCGGAGTCTGCGACAGGTGGGGAAAAGCCAAACCTATCAGACCCAGCACTTTACCATTGACCTTGATCAGCGCACTGCCTGTCGGCATTTATCCCCCGGCCCTGGGGAACCCTTGGATCTGACCACCTTGGAATTTAATCTACTGACGACCTTTGTCAGCTATCCAGGGCGGGTGTGGAATCGCAGCCAGTTAATCGATAAGCTGTGGGGGAGCGACTTTTTTGGGGATGAGCGGGTGGTAGATACCCATGTAGCTCGCCTGCGCAAGAAAGTAGAAGCCGATTCCGCTAACCCAATCTTTATCAAAACGGTGACGGGAGTGGGCTATAAATTTGAAGATGCCGCTGTTTAG